The DNA segment ggtgctcaagggtttcgaatgtgcgcccataaagaaatggcctgaatctgggatgactctgccgaatgacccgagctacttggtccctttccgaggcagtcggtgctgctcggcgatgcagttcctgcatcgtccggacgtactcgagcaaactttcgtccggatgctgggttcttagttcgagctcacgctggactcgcagctcgtacccagggggcagaaattcctctcggaagcgctgttcaaattctGCCCAAGTGGTGAAAGGCGTTTGTAGCCTCCACCACCGTCCTGCGGCATCCCGTAAAGCCAACGGCAGGATTCGAGCCATCACGTGCGCTTCCGAGGCACCGGTCGCTCTGACATACCTGTCCATTTCCTCTAGGAAGTCAGCCACCGATTTCGGGTCGTCGTAACCCGTGTACGTGGGTAGCGTGGCCGGAGGTAGGAGCTGTGGTTCGCCGGCCCGAGTGCCGATGCGGTCCATGACCGTGTTGCACaactcagcgacacgctgaaatgtgttcatctgctgtgccagcagctggtcagcctGCTCGTGCGAAGAATCCTGCTTGCCGCCGGTCGGCATGATCGTCCCGGACCGGAGGTGCTTTCCGTCTGCCTGCGccctgaagagaaaaaaaaaacgcgccacaaAACAACACGCACCAGAGTGCGCTACCCGGAGACTCAACGAACAAGACGAGGGACTGGACCTACGTCCACCGTGCTATTCCTACGGGCGGgagcaaaaaccacgttgggcgccaactgtgggtactgggcttgctgcgtcccgtccgcagtcaaagcaaggaagacggaggcttcaactcgcaacaaacaacaacaacaatttatttaactctgcgctgcatacggcggggtcggtccaggcacacgagacgacgaggcgacgaccatgatcggcggcagcagcaatcggtcaacgcgggtggcagcatccgtccttcctggcgtcccaggcacgtctctCTCGGGCgacgcgcaggctgccccttttaagccgcgcagatgggccacgcgcaccgcctctgcgcagcacgtgttgctatctcgcgatagccggtgggcgtggttcccacaatgAGCACGTGGAATAACCCTGCACGAAGGAaacctaaaaaaaaggaaactttcCGGCCCAACAGCAGCAATCGTTTTGCAAGCTTCATTTTGTTGCACCAACTTGTTTGTGTCTGCACCCTTCAT comes from the Rhipicephalus sanguineus isolate Rsan-2018 chromosome 6, BIME_Rsan_1.4, whole genome shotgun sequence genome and includes:
- the LOC125758865 gene encoding uncharacterized protein LOC125758865 — its product is MPTGGKQDSSHEQADQLLAQQMNTFQRVAELCNTVMDRIGTRAGEPQLLPPATLPTYTGYDDPKSVADFLEEMDRYVRATGASEAHVMARILPLALRDAAGRWWRLQTPFTTWAEFEQRFREEFLPPGYELRVQRELELRTQHPDESLLEYVRTMQELHRRAAPTASERDQVARVIRQSHPRFRPFLYGRTFETLEHLAREARGVQDALLAESTYVPPPAPQSALEPSLAWRAPVASPSCDLTSPNAFTAISSRALDPFAHEQGRRGAPLKTVSGVSCPWEQVSVEQRHSAERSLLTRAIQEHSRSDPQSRYAGFTSPARADCDRRSCYGYSGSHSAERRDFSDRLTGQRRHTHVVCYQCGQTGHVRRQCFARRSANAGSRNCFGRRH